A DNA window from Thiobacillus denitrificans ATCC 25259 contains the following coding sequences:
- a CDS encoding K+/H+ antiporter subunit F: MLNTVIPIAYGLVAFAFAFSFFRLIVGPDAPDRILGLDTLYVNTIALLVLLGIDLGNPIYFEAALLIAMMGFVGTVALCKYLLRGDIIE, translated from the coding sequence ATGCTGAACACCGTCATTCCCATCGCCTACGGCCTCGTCGCCTTCGCCTTCGCGTTCAGCTTCTTCCGGCTGATCGTCGGTCCCGACGCCCCCGACCGCATCCTCGGCCTCGACACGCTGTACGTGAACACGATCGCGCTGCTCGTGCTGCTCGGCATCGACCTCGGCAACCCGATCTATTTCGAGGCCGCGTTGCTGATCGCGATGATGGGCTTCGTCGGCACGGTCGCGCTGTGCAAATACCTGCTGCGCGGCGACATCATCGAATAG
- a CDS encoding TetR/AcrR family transcriptional regulator: MHASAKTPDLTRQTLLEAAFAEIHRNGFQAASLAQILGDTGLTKGALYHHFPDKKALGLAVVDEVIRPHLAAMMFAPLEETDRPLEAMQALLAAKAAEDDPAVVALGCPLNNLMQEMSPVDEDFRLRLNRVFEAWVAVLAAALGRGLGAGHVRADVDPAATAFFIVSALEGCVGMSKNTQSVAAYRNCLGQLAHFLDTLKPATHAPDR, translated from the coding sequence ATGCATGCCTCCGCCAAGACGCCCGACCTCACGCGCCAGACGCTGCTCGAAGCGGCCTTTGCCGAGATTCATCGCAACGGCTTCCAGGCTGCGTCGCTCGCGCAGATCCTCGGCGACACGGGGCTGACCAAGGGCGCGCTCTATCATCACTTCCCCGACAAGAAAGCCCTTGGCCTCGCGGTCGTCGACGAAGTGATCCGGCCGCACCTCGCGGCGATGATGTTCGCGCCGCTCGAGGAAACCGACCGGCCGCTCGAGGCGATGCAGGCCTTGCTTGCCGCGAAGGCGGCCGAGGACGACCCCGCGGTCGTTGCCTTGGGCTGTCCGCTCAACAACCTGATGCAGGAGATGAGCCCGGTCGACGAGGACTTCCGCCTGCGTCTGAATCGGGTGTTCGAAGCTTGGGTCGCGGTGCTCGCCGCAGCGCTCGGGCGCGGCCTCGGGGCAGGCCACGTGCGCGCCGACGTCGATCCCGCGGCCACCGCATTTTTCATCGTGTCGGCGCTGGAAGGCTGCGTCGGCATGAGCAAGAACACGCAGTCGGTCGCGGCTTACCGCAACTGCCTCGGGCAGTTGGCCCATTTCCTCGATACGCTGAAACCCGCGACCCATGCACCCGATCGCTGA
- a CDS encoding Na+/H+ antiporter subunit G, giving the protein MLDLVLSFLILTGAAFTFVGSLGLARLRDFYTRLHGPTKATTLGVGCLLIASSLHFSVTAELSLHEVLVTLFLFMTAPVSAHLLAKAALHLRLRSLAPPPDPERPPRDPE; this is encoded by the coding sequence ATGCTCGACCTCGTCCTGTCCTTCCTCATCCTGACCGGCGCGGCGTTCACCTTCGTCGGCTCGCTCGGCCTCGCGCGCCTCAGGGATTTCTACACGCGCCTGCACGGCCCGACCAAGGCGACGACGCTCGGCGTCGGCTGTCTGCTGATCGCCTCGTCGCTGCATTTCAGCGTCACGGCCGAGCTGAGCCTGCACGAGGTGCTCGTGACGCTGTTCCTGTTCATGACCGCCCCGGTCTCCGCCCACCTGCTCGCCAAGGCCGCGCTGCACCTCAGGCTGCGCTCGCTCGCTCCGCCGCCGGACCCTGAGCGCCCGCCCCGCGACCCGGAGTAA
- a CDS encoding TatD family hydrolase — translation MPDFFDTHCHLDAAEFDADRDAIHARAFAAGVVVQVVPAVTRDNFAAVAATCARYRGCLPAWGLHPMLIGAHRPEHLSDLRAQIEMQRPVAVGEIGLDLFVRELDYATQEYFYVEQLKIARDYDLPVLLHGRRASDLLLKQLRRIPVRGIAHAFNGSRQQADAFIKLGFKLGFGGAFTWPRANQLRRLAVELPLEAIVLETDSPDIPPAWVGRGRNSPGELPGIARTLAELRGVDTETVARVTTQNAREVLALAAA, via the coding sequence ATGCCCGATTTCTTCGATACCCACTGCCATCTCGACGCGGCCGAGTTCGACGCCGACCGCGACGCGATCCACGCGCGCGCGTTTGCCGCCGGCGTCGTCGTGCAGGTCGTGCCGGCCGTCACCCGCGACAACTTCGCTGCGGTCGCGGCGACCTGCGCGCGCTACCGCGGCTGCCTGCCCGCCTGGGGCCTGCATCCGATGCTCATCGGCGCGCACCGCCCCGAACATCTGAGCGACCTGCGCGCACAGATCGAGATGCAGCGCCCGGTCGCGGTCGGCGAAATCGGGCTCGATCTGTTCGTGCGCGAGCTCGACTACGCGACGCAGGAATATTTCTACGTCGAGCAGCTCAAGATCGCGCGCGACTACGACCTGCCCGTCTTGCTGCACGGCCGCCGCGCGAGCGACCTGCTGCTCAAGCAGCTGCGCCGTATTCCTGTGCGCGGTATCGCCCACGCCTTCAACGGCAGCCGCCAGCAGGCCGACGCATTCATCAAGCTGGGATTCAAGCTCGGCTTCGGCGGCGCCTTCACCTGGCCACGCGCCAACCAGCTGCGGCGCCTCGCCGTCGAATTGCCGCTCGAGGCGATCGTGCTCGAGACCGACAGCCCCGACATCCCGCCGGCCTGGGTCGGGCGCGGCAGGAACTCTCCAGGAGAACTGCCGGGGATCGCGCGCACGCTGGCCGAGTTACGCGGTGTGGATACCGAAACCGTCGCGCGCGTCACGACGCAGAACGCGCGCGAGGTATTGGCGCTGGCCGCGGCCTGA
- a CDS encoding GGDEF domain-containing protein — protein MHPDRNAVDLELQQCHIRLFVPLPILFAWYLFWTVKGHPQASNGLAVAGAFLVFAFVHWLRVRTNPGPYPGRQFTAIAVDQTACMIGMILTGELGAIIAFVNLWISLGNGIRFGVKWMALSALFATTGLIAVGLLSDYWTQHPIWIFSLLLLNVAIPAYVASLIRGYHESRAQLARYAGEMEEIALTDTLTGLPNRAAFFSQLQKAVSHAQRTQSSIALLYFDLDGFKQVNDSLGHAHGDSLLKQTALRVGQCLRGEDVLARLGGDEFVVLLNAQDKEKRVEKVAARILQAVASIDQVDGHRVEVTASAGIVLVSGAHAAALGSEGMIHEADKNMYAAKKKGKNQTVLSSFPAELRLVAGLDR, from the coding sequence ATGCACCCCGACCGTAACGCTGTCGATCTGGAATTGCAGCAGTGTCACATCCGGCTCTTCGTTCCGCTGCCGATCCTGTTTGCGTGGTATCTGTTTTGGACGGTGAAGGGGCACCCGCAGGCGAGCAACGGGCTGGCGGTCGCCGGCGCGTTCCTGGTCTTCGCATTCGTGCATTGGCTGCGTGTCAGGACGAACCCCGGGCCTTATCCCGGTCGCCAGTTCACGGCAATTGCGGTTGATCAGACGGCCTGCATGATTGGCATGATCCTCACGGGCGAACTCGGTGCAATCATCGCCTTCGTGAATCTGTGGATATCCCTGGGGAATGGCATCCGCTTCGGGGTGAAATGGATGGCATTGTCGGCCTTGTTCGCGACGACGGGCCTGATTGCAGTGGGCCTGCTGTCGGACTATTGGACGCAGCATCCGATCTGGATATTCAGCCTGCTATTGCTCAACGTCGCCATCCCCGCCTACGTCGCGAGCCTGATCCGCGGATACCACGAAAGTCGGGCCCAGCTTGCGCGCTATGCGGGAGAGATGGAGGAGATTGCGCTGACCGACACGCTCACCGGTCTGCCCAACCGGGCGGCGTTTTTTTCCCAGTTGCAGAAGGCGGTTTCGCATGCCCAGCGTACGCAGTCTTCCATTGCCCTTCTCTATTTCGACCTCGACGGCTTCAAGCAGGTGAACGACAGCCTCGGGCATGCGCACGGGGACAGCTTGTTGAAGCAGACGGCCCTGCGCGTCGGGCAGTGTTTGCGCGGAGAAGACGTGCTTGCCCGTCTCGGTGGCGACGAATTCGTCGTGCTGCTCAACGCCCAGGACAAGGAAAAGCGCGTGGAAAAGGTCGCGGCGCGGATTCTTCAGGCCGTCGCGTCGATCGATCAGGTCGACGGCCACCGCGTCGAGGTCACGGCGTCGGCCGGGATCGTCCTCGTCAGCGGCGCGCACGCCGCCGCACTCGGATCGGAAGGCATGATCCACGAGGCGGACAAGAACATGTACGCCGCGAAAAAAAAGGGCAAGAACCAGACCGTCCTGTCGTCTTTTCCTGCCGAACTCCGCCTCGTCGCCGGCCTCGACCGCTGA
- a CDS encoding carboxymuconolactone decarboxylase family protein — protein MSILDTVTPDNATGEVAEIYGQIRQAWGHVPAAIQVFSANPFLLRHQWEYYGSIMQHPTLSLPLTACIRMLVSQAGSCDYCIDMNAGMLINVAGWTPDEVAATRADFNDSPLSAPEKLLLGLVLKATRDARSVSTADLAMARGAGWSDSDILDAVNHGARMVAGDIVISGFKVERDF, from the coding sequence ATGAGTATTCTCGACACCGTCACACCCGACAACGCGACCGGCGAAGTCGCCGAGATCTACGGCCAGATTCGGCAGGCCTGGGGCCACGTCCCGGCTGCGATCCAGGTGTTCAGCGCCAACCCGTTTCTGCTGCGCCACCAGTGGGAATACTACGGCAGCATCATGCAGCATCCGACGCTCTCGCTGCCCTTGACCGCGTGCATCCGGATGCTCGTCTCACAGGCCGGTAGCTGCGACTACTGCATCGACATGAACGCCGGCATGCTGATCAACGTCGCCGGCTGGACCCCCGACGAGGTCGCCGCGACCCGCGCCGACTTCAACGACAGCCCGCTCAGCGCGCCCGAAAAACTGCTGCTCGGACTGGTCCTGAAGGCGACGCGCGACGCCCGCAGCGTCAGCACCGCCGACCTCGCGATGGCGCGCGGCGCGGGGTGGTCGGACAGCGACATCCTCGACGCCGTGAATCACGGCGCGCGCATGGTCGCCGGCGACATCGTCATCAGCGGCTTCAAGGTCGAGCGCGACTTCTGA
- a CDS encoding methyltransferase family protein, whose amino-acid sequence MEDETVKDEARRPRTWILPPAPYALALLAGWWIDRHLFAWPLDLGAATRASGWSLVGVGLALFAWTLWTFARRHTTVNPYAAASALCTSGPFRFSRNPIYLGDWFLLGGISTLIGTWWPLAFAPLIWATLRFGVIRHEEAHLEARFGDAYRVYKTRVRRWI is encoded by the coding sequence ATGGAGGACGAAACGGTGAAGGATGAGGCGCGTCGACCGCGCACCTGGATCTTGCCGCCGGCGCCGTATGCGTTGGCGCTGCTGGCCGGTTGGTGGATCGATCGACATCTCTTTGCATGGCCGCTCGACCTCGGTGCCGCGACGCGCGCGAGCGGCTGGTCGCTGGTCGGCGTCGGCCTGGCCCTGTTCGCCTGGACGCTGTGGACCTTCGCGCGCCGCCATACGACGGTCAATCCCTATGCCGCGGCGTCGGCGCTTTGCACGAGCGGGCCCTTCCGCTTCAGCCGCAACCCGATTTATCTCGGCGACTGGTTCCTGCTCGGCGGCATCTCCACCCTGATCGGAACGTGGTGGCCGCTGGCCTTCGCGCCGCTGATCTGGGCCACGCTGCGTTTCGGCGTGATCCGGCACGAAGAGGCGCATCTCGAAGCCCGGTTCGGCGACGCGTACCGCGTTTACAAGACGCGTGTGCGGCGCTGGATATGA
- a CDS encoding slipin family protein, which yields MFEFGGLTVVFALIALLVASVRILREYERGVVFMLGRFWKVKGPGLVIVIPGLQQMVRVDLRTVVFDVPSQDVISRDNVSVKVNAVVYFRVMDPAKAILQVEDFLVATSQLAQTTLRAVLGKHELDDMLAERERLNQDVQQILDAQTDAWGIKVSNVEIKHVDIDESMVRAIARQAEAERERRAKVIHAEGELQASEKLLAAAEVLAGRPQAMQLRYLQTLSSIAGDRSNTIVFPMPGELMNLMMRPSPADK from the coding sequence ATGTTTGAATTTGGCGGCTTGACTGTCGTGTTCGCGCTCATCGCGCTTCTGGTCGCGAGCGTGCGCATCCTGCGCGAGTACGAACGCGGCGTCGTGTTCATGCTCGGCCGCTTCTGGAAGGTGAAGGGCCCGGGCCTCGTCATCGTCATTCCGGGCCTGCAGCAGATGGTGCGCGTCGACCTGCGCACCGTGGTCTTCGACGTGCCCAGCCAGGACGTGATCTCGCGCGACAACGTTTCGGTCAAGGTCAACGCCGTCGTGTACTTCCGCGTCATGGACCCGGCGAAGGCCATCCTGCAGGTCGAGGACTTTCTGGTCGCGACGAGCCAGCTTGCGCAGACGACGCTGCGCGCGGTGCTGGGCAAGCACGAACTCGACGACATGCTCGCCGAGCGCGAGCGGCTCAACCAGGATGTACAGCAGATCCTCGACGCGCAAACCGACGCTTGGGGAATCAAGGTGTCGAACGTCGAGATCAAGCACGTCGACATCGACGAATCGATGGTGCGCGCGATCGCGCGGCAGGCCGAGGCCGAGCGCGAGCGGCGCGCCAAGGTGATCCATGCCGAAGGCGAGCTGCAGGCCTCGGAAAAACTGCTCGCCGCGGCCGAAGTGCTCGCCGGCCGACCCCAGGCGATGCAGCTGCGCTATCTGCAGACCCTCTCCAGCATCGCGGGCGACCGTTCCAACACGATCGTCTTCCCGATGCCGGGCGAGCTCATGAACCTGATGATGCGACCCAGCCCGGCCGACAAATAG
- a CDS encoding YybH family protein gives MHPIAESISGSRYASLAAADAGTPLAALEQFYAAFNARDLGLMARNWARTDDIALDNPLGGIRRGWAEIQPLYERLFSGPARVYVEFHDYTLHAGPELFYAVRRGRGHFRCGGHEIALAIRTSRVFRDAGDGWKQVHHHGSIEAPVLPRYRAAVLGAQSGPGAVNGGRNGEG, from the coding sequence ATGCACCCGATCGCTGAATCCATCAGTGGAAGCCGCTACGCCAGTCTGGCCGCAGCGGACGCGGGGACGCCGCTGGCCGCGCTCGAGCAGTTCTATGCCGCGTTCAACGCGCGCGACCTGGGCCTGATGGCGCGGAACTGGGCCCGGACCGACGACATCGCCCTCGACAATCCCCTGGGCGGCATCCGTCGCGGCTGGGCCGAGATCCAGCCGCTATACGAACGGCTGTTCTCCGGGCCGGCCCGGGTTTACGTGGAGTTTCATGACTACACGTTGCACGCCGGCCCGGAGCTTTTCTATGCCGTGCGCCGCGGGCGCGGCCACTTTCGCTGCGGCGGTCACGAGATCGCCCTGGCGATCCGAACCAGCCGCGTGTTCCGCGATGCGGGCGACGGCTGGAAACAGGTGCATCATCACGGCTCGATCGAGGCTCCCGTGCTGCCCCGCTATCGGGCGGCGGTGCTGGGCGCGCAGTCCGGCCCCGGTGCGGTGAATGGAGGACGAAACGGTGAAGGATGA
- a CDS encoding NfeD family protein, producing the protein MAHPFRILLGLALLFVLGAPAAAATVRVLTIQGAIGPASADYLLRGIDKAIKDSAQLVVIEMDTPGGLDTSMRDIIKAILASPVPVATYVSPRGARAASAGTYILYASHIAAMAPATNLGAATPVELAPGGSDKPAQPAGDQAREPPGDPKMRKAVHDAAAYIRGLAELRGRNAEWAERAVREAVSLSAPEALELKVVDLIAASIEDLLRQIDGRVVRTATGEVTLATADAQVEPVVPDWRSRLLAVIGDPSIAYILMLLGIYGLIYEFSNPGMFFPGVVGGICLLLALFALQVMPISYAGLALMVLGIVLMISEAFIPSFGALGLGGIVAFTIGSVMLIDTEAPGYGIPWMLVVPVALASALFSFFAVGMALKARSRPVVTGAEEMLGARGEVIDDMAGEGWARIHGEQWRVRSGTPLKRGDRVRVRARHDLILEVEPDKENDHV; encoded by the coding sequence ATGGCGCATCCCTTCCGAATCCTGCTGGGTCTGGCCCTGCTGTTCGTGCTCGGCGCGCCTGCCGCGGCCGCGACCGTTCGCGTCCTCACCATACAGGGCGCGATCGGCCCGGCGAGCGCCGATTACCTGCTGCGCGGAATCGACAAGGCGATCAAGGACAGCGCCCAGCTCGTCGTAATCGAGATGGACACCCCGGGCGGCCTCGACACCTCGATGCGCGACATCATCAAGGCCATCCTCGCCTCGCCGGTCCCGGTTGCGACCTACGTCTCGCCACGCGGCGCGCGTGCCGCGAGTGCCGGCACCTACATCCTCTACGCGAGCCACATCGCCGCGATGGCGCCGGCGACGAATCTCGGCGCGGCGACCCCGGTCGAACTCGCTCCTGGCGGCAGCGACAAGCCCGCGCAGCCGGCCGGCGACCAAGCCCGCGAGCCGCCCGGTGACCCGAAAATGCGCAAGGCCGTGCACGACGCCGCCGCCTATATCCGCGGCCTCGCCGAGCTGCGCGGACGCAATGCCGAGTGGGCCGAACGCGCGGTGCGCGAGGCCGTGAGCCTGTCGGCGCCCGAAGCGCTCGAACTCAAGGTCGTCGATCTGATCGCGGCCAGCATCGAGGATCTGTTGCGCCAGATCGACGGCCGCGTCGTCAGAACCGCGACCGGCGAGGTGACGCTCGCGACGGCCGACGCGCAGGTCGAGCCGGTGGTGCCGGACTGGCGCAGCCGCCTGCTTGCCGTGATTGGCGATCCGAGCATCGCCTACATCCTGATGCTGCTCGGCATCTACGGTCTGATCTACGAGTTCTCCAACCCCGGCATGTTCTTCCCGGGCGTGGTCGGCGGCATCTGCCTGCTGCTCGCGCTGTTCGCGCTGCAGGTCATGCCGATCAGCTACGCCGGACTCGCGCTGATGGTGCTCGGCATCGTGCTGATGATCTCCGAGGCCTTCATCCCGAGCTTCGGCGCGCTCGGCCTCGGCGGCATCGTCGCCTTCACGATCGGCTCGGTCATGCTGATCGACACCGAGGCGCCGGGCTACGGCATTCCGTGGATGCTCGTCGTGCCGGTGGCGTTGGCGAGCGCGCTGTTCAGCTTCTTCGCCGTCGGCATGGCGCTGAAGGCCCGCAGCCGCCCCGTCGTGACCGGCGCCGAGGAAATGCTCGGCGCGCGCGGAGAGGTCATCGACGACATGGCCGGCGAAGGCTGGGCCCGCATACACGGCGAACAATGGCGGGTGCGCAGCGGCACGCCGCTGAAACGGGGCGATCGCGTGCGCGTGCGCGCCCGCCACGACCTGATCCTCGAAGTGGAACCGGACAAGGAGAACGACCATGTTTGA
- a CDS encoding Bax inhibitor-1/YccA family protein yields the protein MNPQVTTLGRSQTAVTSTNKVVKNTYMLLAMTLAFSALTAGLSMAMNLPHPGLIITLVGYFGLLFLTTKFRDSGLGIAFVFALTGFMGYTLGPILNAYLALPNGGQVVMMAMGGTAAIFLGLSAYVMTTRRDFSFMGGFLMVGILVAFLAGLGAIFFEVPALSLAVSAMFVLLMSGLILYETSNIIHGGETNYVMATVTLFVAIFNLFTSLLHLLGFASND from the coding sequence ATGAATCCGCAAGTCACCACCCTCGGCCGCAGCCAGACTGCGGTCACCTCGACCAACAAGGTCGTCAAGAACACCTACATGCTGCTGGCGATGACGCTGGCGTTTTCGGCACTCACGGCCGGCCTGTCGATGGCCATGAACCTGCCGCATCCCGGCCTCATCATCACGCTCGTGGGTTACTTCGGCCTGCTGTTCCTGACGACCAAATTCCGCGACAGCGGCCTCGGCATCGCCTTCGTCTTCGCCCTGACCGGCTTCATGGGCTACACGCTCGGACCGATCCTCAACGCCTACCTCGCGCTGCCGAACGGTGGCCAGGTCGTGATGATGGCGATGGGCGGCACGGCGGCGATCTTCCTCGGCCTGTCGGCCTACGTCATGACGACCCGCCGCGACTTCAGCTTCATGGGCGGCTTCCTGATGGTCGGCATCCTGGTCGCCTTCCTCGCCGGCCTCGGCGCGATCTTCTTCGAGGTGCCCGCGCTGTCGCTCGCGGTCTCGGCGATGTTCGTGCTCCTGATGTCGGGTCTCATCCTCTACGAGACCAGCAACATCATCCACGGCGGCGAGACCAACTACGTGATGGCGACCGTCACCCTGTTCGTCGCGATCTTCAACCTCTTCACGAGCCTGCTGCATCTGCTCGGCTTCGCCAGCAACGACTAG